Proteins encoded in a region of the Nicotiana tomentosiformis chromosome 9, ASM39032v3, whole genome shotgun sequence genome:
- the LOC104101329 gene encoding nucleoside hydrolase 3-like isoform X2, whose product MFLLQAVTISTNGWTDAGHAVNQVYDMLYMMGRDDIAVGVGGEGGVLPNGTILPNVGGYLPIIDQGNGTAGYCRYRQAIPMGLGGRLDIDSNYGFRKSFLPQGKRQYSPLQQPTAQQVMIKTISSGPTVVFLVGSHTNFALFLLSNPHLKKNVEHIYIMGGGVRSQNPTGCCPKNSNSSCQPRQCGDRGNLFTDYTSNPYAEFNLYMDPFAAYQVIHSGIPVTLVPLDATNTIPITEQFFKTFEKNQHTYEAQYCFKSLKMARDTWFDDEFYKSFFMWDSFMSGIAASIMRKRHNHRGENEFAEMEFINITVVTSNKPYGISDGSNPFFDGSRTPKFTLERNGVHSGHVQTRLRDPFCIVKNGRGRCQDSYTKEVVGPGGVPVLVAVKAKPNQNANSVLDREFYVSFLDVLNQRENTGRFNFSTQFPYYKEVLYKPDFRGKHLGKNVVFDMDMSAGDFLALFYLLKLPVEEINLKAIIVSPTGWTNAATIDSVYDLLHMMGRDDIPVGLGDVFAMNQSDLVFSAVGECKYNKVIPQGSGGFLDSDTLYGLSRSLPRSPRRYTAENSVKFGAPRDTDHPELRQPLALEVWESVVKSLDSGSKVTILTNGPLTNIAKILLAGNNYTKAIQDILIVGGHINYDNTEKGNVINVPSNRFAEMNMFLDPLAAQTVLSSELNITLIPLGIQRKVSVFPKILEQLHLTMGTPEAIFARRLLSRLHHLRKIHPRYQHMDTFLGEILGAVVLAGDYSVLKSTFAVKNIKVTAAGVESEDGQITIDEKQGKSVKVLQNLDHLDYYNIFANRLSDEKQSAVVGSFMEQSRIWSTPSN is encoded by the exons ATGTTCCTACTGCAGGCAGTGACTATTAGCACGAATGGATGGACTGATGCAGGGCATGCTGTAAATCAAGTGTATGACATGCTTTACATGATGGGGCGTGACGACATTGCTGTTGGTGTGGGAGGAGAAGGAGGAGTACTTCCCAATGGTACCATTCTGCCAAATGTTGGTGGATATCTCCCTATAATTGATCAG GGAAATGGAACGGCTGGATATTGTAGATATAGACAAGCTATACCTATGGGTCTAGGAGGACGTTTGGACATCGACTCAAACTATGGGTTCCGAAAGAGCTTCCTTCCACAG GGCAAGAGACAGTATTCACCTCTTCAACAGCCAACAGCTCAGCAAGTAATGATCAAAACAATTTCATCTGGTCCAACCGTAGTTTTTCTCGTTGGATCACATACAAATTTTGCACTATTTCTGCTAAGTAATCCACATTTGAAGAAAAATGTTGAGCACATTTACATAATGGGAGGTGGTGTAAGATCACAAAATCCAACAGGTTGCTGTCCTAAGAATTCCAACTCTTCTTGCCAACCTCGACAGTGTGGTGACCGTGGCAATTTATTCACAGATTACACAAGCAACCCTTATGCAGAGTTCAATTTGTATATGGATCCTTTTGCTGCTTATCAG GTGATTCATTCTGGTATTCCAGTTACTCTTGTCCCATTGGATGCCACAAACACCATTCCGATAACTGAACAGTTTTTCAAGACTTTTGAGAAGAATCAGCACACCTATGAGGCACAGTACTGTTTCAAGTCCCTGAAAATGGCTCGTGATACTTGGTTTGATGACGAATTCTACAAG AGTTTCTTTATGTGGGACTCATTTATGTCGGGTATAGCTGCTTCAATCATGAGGAAACGGCACAACCACCGAGGAGAAAATGAATTTGCAGAAATGGAGTTTATCAATATTACTGTGGTTACTTCAAATAAACCATATGGTATATCTGATGGATCAAATCCCTTTTTTGATGGCAGTAGAACTCCCAAGTTCACCTTAGAAAGAAATGGAGTTCACAGTGGTCATGTTCAGACTAGACTTCGTGATCCATTTTGCATAGTCAAGAATGGGAGGGGCAGATGCCAG GACAGTTATACAAAAGAAGTTGTTGGACCTGGAGGAGTGCCTGTTCTTGTTGCTGTTAAAGCGAAGCCTAATCAAAATGCTAACAGTGTACTAGACAGAGAATTTTATGTTAGCTTTCTGGAT GTCTTAAACCAAAGAGAAAACACTGGAAGATTTAACTTTTCTACGCAATTCCCTTATTACAAAGAAGTACTTTACAAACCAGATTTTAGAGGCAAGCATCTTGGGAAGAATGTTGTGTTTGATATGGATATGAGTGCTGGAGATTTTCTAGCTCTCTTTTATCTCCTTAAGTTACCAGTAGAAGAAATCAATCTCAAG GCTATAATTGTGAGTCCAACTGGCTGGACCAATGCTGCAACAATTGATTCTGTGTATGATTTGCTTCATATGATGGGTCGTGATGACATTCCCGTGGGCCTTGGAGATGTGTTCGCAATGAACCAGTCCGATCTTGTTTTCTCTGCAGTTGGTGAATGTAAGTACAACAAGGTTATCCCACAAGGTAGTGGCGGATTTCTCGACTCGGACACTCTTTACGGATTATCTCGTTCTTTGCCTCGAAGTCCTCGCAG ATACACAGCTGAAAATTCTGTGAAATTTGGAGCTCCCAGGGATACTGATCATCCTGAACTCAGACAACCTCTAGCACTAGAAGTATGGGAGTCAGTGGTGAAATCACTCGATTCAGGATCCAAAGTTACCATTTTAACTAATGGCCCATTGACCAATATAGCGAAGATTCTTCTTGCAGGCAACAATTACACCAAGGCAATCCAG GATATACTAATTGTTGGGGGACACATCAATTATGACAACACTGAGAAGGGAAATGTGATCAATGTTCCTTCAAATAGATTTGCGGAAATGAATATGTTTCTTGACCCTCTGGCTGCACAGACAGTTTTGAGTTCAGAACTTAATATCACTCTCATTCCACTTGGCATACAGCGGAAAGTCAGTGTATTTCCTAAAATTCTTGAACAACTTCATCTTACTATGGGGACGCCTGAAGCAATCTTTGCAAGGCGTTTACTGTCAAGGTTACACCACCTGCGAAAAATACATCCTAGATACCAGCATATG GATACATTTCTTGGAGAAATCCTTGGAGCAGTAGTTTTGGCTGGTGATTATTCTGTACTAAAATCTACATTTGCTGTCAAGAACATAAAAGTCACTGCTGCAGGAGTTGAATCTGAAGATGGACAGATAACAATCGACGAAAAGCAAGGAAAATCAGTGAAAGTATTGCAGAATCTGGATCATTTAGattattacaatatttttgcAAATCGACTAAGTGATGAAAAGCAGTCTGCTGTAGTTGGAAGCTTTATGGAGCAGAGTAGAATTTGGAGCACACCATCTAATTAG
- the LOC104101330 gene encoding histidine-containing phosphotransfer protein 1-like: protein MEVGQLQRSFIEYMGSLFNEGFLDAQFSQLQQLQDESNPDFVVEVVSLFFEDSERLLNDLTMALDQPNVDFKLVDAHVHQLKGSSSSIGAQRVKNCCVPFRNVCEEQNTEACLRCLQQIKQEYLLVKNKLQTLFELEQQIVAAGGAIPMMQ from the exons ATGGAAGTGGGTCAATTGCAGAGGAGCTTTATTGAATACATGGGCTCTTTGTTTAATGAG GGATTCTTGGATGCTCAATTTAGTCAGCTTCAGCAATTGCAAGATGAAAGTAACCCTGATTTTGTAGTTGAAGTTGTATCTCTTTTCTTTGAAGATTCTGAAAGACTTCTCAATGATCTCACTATGGCTTT AGATCAGCCCAATGTGGACTTTAAGCTGGTTGATGCTCATGTTCATCAGCTCAAAGGTAGCAGCTCCAG TATTGGTGCTCAGAGAGTGAAGAATTGCTGCGTCCCTTTCCGTAACGTCTGCGAAGAACAGAACACTGAAGC GTGCTTGAGATGCTTGCAACAAATAAAACAGGAGTACTTGCTTGTGAAGAACAAGCTTCAAACTTTATTTGAG TTGGAGCAACAGATTGTAGCAGCTGGAGGAGCGATTCCGATGATGCAATAA
- the LOC104101329 gene encoding nucleoside hydrolase 3-like isoform X1, translating to MKEKQNMFFLGFLRKIVFMTMIILIFVATFYNGVEGEGLDRRPHRILVDTDMDTDDFLALFYLLKLNRSEMDLKAVTISTNGWTDAGHAVNQVYDMLYMMGRDDIAVGVGGEGGVLPNGTILPNVGGYLPIIDQGNGTAGYCRYRQAIPMGLGGRLDIDSNYGFRKSFLPQGKRQYSPLQQPTAQQVMIKTISSGPTVVFLVGSHTNFALFLLSNPHLKKNVEHIYIMGGGVRSQNPTGCCPKNSNSSCQPRQCGDRGNLFTDYTSNPYAEFNLYMDPFAAYQVIHSGIPVTLVPLDATNTIPITEQFFKTFEKNQHTYEAQYCFKSLKMARDTWFDDEFYKSFFMWDSFMSGIAASIMRKRHNHRGENEFAEMEFINITVVTSNKPYGISDGSNPFFDGSRTPKFTLERNGVHSGHVQTRLRDPFCIVKNGRGRCQDSYTKEVVGPGGVPVLVAVKAKPNQNANSVLDREFYVSFLDVLNQRENTGRFNFSTQFPYYKEVLYKPDFRGKHLGKNVVFDMDMSAGDFLALFYLLKLPVEEINLKAIIVSPTGWTNAATIDSVYDLLHMMGRDDIPVGLGDVFAMNQSDLVFSAVGECKYNKVIPQGSGGFLDSDTLYGLSRSLPRSPRRYTAENSVKFGAPRDTDHPELRQPLALEVWESVVKSLDSGSKVTILTNGPLTNIAKILLAGNNYTKAIQDILIVGGHINYDNTEKGNVINVPSNRFAEMNMFLDPLAAQTVLSSELNITLIPLGIQRKVSVFPKILEQLHLTMGTPEAIFARRLLSRLHHLRKIHPRYQHMDTFLGEILGAVVLAGDYSVLKSTFAVKNIKVTAAGVESEDGQITIDEKQGKSVKVLQNLDHLDYYNIFANRLSDEKQSAVVGSFMEQSRIWSTPSN from the exons ATGAAGGAGAAACAGAACATGTTTTTTCTGGGATTTTTACGTAAAATTGTTTTCATGACAATGATAATTTTGATATTTGTGGCAACTTTCTATAATGGGGTAGAGGGTGAGGGTCTTGATCGTCGCCCTCATCGAATTCTAGTGGATACAGATATGGATACTGATGATTTCTTGGCTCTTTTCTACCTTTTGAAGCTTAACCGGTCCGAAATGGACTTGAAG GCAGTGACTATTAGCACGAATGGATGGACTGATGCAGGGCATGCTGTAAATCAAGTGTATGACATGCTTTACATGATGGGGCGTGACGACATTGCTGTTGGTGTGGGAGGAGAAGGAGGAGTACTTCCCAATGGTACCATTCTGCCAAATGTTGGTGGATATCTCCCTATAATTGATCAG GGAAATGGAACGGCTGGATATTGTAGATATAGACAAGCTATACCTATGGGTCTAGGAGGACGTTTGGACATCGACTCAAACTATGGGTTCCGAAAGAGCTTCCTTCCACAG GGCAAGAGACAGTATTCACCTCTTCAACAGCCAACAGCTCAGCAAGTAATGATCAAAACAATTTCATCTGGTCCAACCGTAGTTTTTCTCGTTGGATCACATACAAATTTTGCACTATTTCTGCTAAGTAATCCACATTTGAAGAAAAATGTTGAGCACATTTACATAATGGGAGGTGGTGTAAGATCACAAAATCCAACAGGTTGCTGTCCTAAGAATTCCAACTCTTCTTGCCAACCTCGACAGTGTGGTGACCGTGGCAATTTATTCACAGATTACACAAGCAACCCTTATGCAGAGTTCAATTTGTATATGGATCCTTTTGCTGCTTATCAG GTGATTCATTCTGGTATTCCAGTTACTCTTGTCCCATTGGATGCCACAAACACCATTCCGATAACTGAACAGTTTTTCAAGACTTTTGAGAAGAATCAGCACACCTATGAGGCACAGTACTGTTTCAAGTCCCTGAAAATGGCTCGTGATACTTGGTTTGATGACGAATTCTACAAG AGTTTCTTTATGTGGGACTCATTTATGTCGGGTATAGCTGCTTCAATCATGAGGAAACGGCACAACCACCGAGGAGAAAATGAATTTGCAGAAATGGAGTTTATCAATATTACTGTGGTTACTTCAAATAAACCATATGGTATATCTGATGGATCAAATCCCTTTTTTGATGGCAGTAGAACTCCCAAGTTCACCTTAGAAAGAAATGGAGTTCACAGTGGTCATGTTCAGACTAGACTTCGTGATCCATTTTGCATAGTCAAGAATGGGAGGGGCAGATGCCAG GACAGTTATACAAAAGAAGTTGTTGGACCTGGAGGAGTGCCTGTTCTTGTTGCTGTTAAAGCGAAGCCTAATCAAAATGCTAACAGTGTACTAGACAGAGAATTTTATGTTAGCTTTCTGGAT GTCTTAAACCAAAGAGAAAACACTGGAAGATTTAACTTTTCTACGCAATTCCCTTATTACAAAGAAGTACTTTACAAACCAGATTTTAGAGGCAAGCATCTTGGGAAGAATGTTGTGTTTGATATGGATATGAGTGCTGGAGATTTTCTAGCTCTCTTTTATCTCCTTAAGTTACCAGTAGAAGAAATCAATCTCAAG GCTATAATTGTGAGTCCAACTGGCTGGACCAATGCTGCAACAATTGATTCTGTGTATGATTTGCTTCATATGATGGGTCGTGATGACATTCCCGTGGGCCTTGGAGATGTGTTCGCAATGAACCAGTCCGATCTTGTTTTCTCTGCAGTTGGTGAATGTAAGTACAACAAGGTTATCCCACAAGGTAGTGGCGGATTTCTCGACTCGGACACTCTTTACGGATTATCTCGTTCTTTGCCTCGAAGTCCTCGCAG ATACACAGCTGAAAATTCTGTGAAATTTGGAGCTCCCAGGGATACTGATCATCCTGAACTCAGACAACCTCTAGCACTAGAAGTATGGGAGTCAGTGGTGAAATCACTCGATTCAGGATCCAAAGTTACCATTTTAACTAATGGCCCATTGACCAATATAGCGAAGATTCTTCTTGCAGGCAACAATTACACCAAGGCAATCCAG GATATACTAATTGTTGGGGGACACATCAATTATGACAACACTGAGAAGGGAAATGTGATCAATGTTCCTTCAAATAGATTTGCGGAAATGAATATGTTTCTTGACCCTCTGGCTGCACAGACAGTTTTGAGTTCAGAACTTAATATCACTCTCATTCCACTTGGCATACAGCGGAAAGTCAGTGTATTTCCTAAAATTCTTGAACAACTTCATCTTACTATGGGGACGCCTGAAGCAATCTTTGCAAGGCGTTTACTGTCAAGGTTACACCACCTGCGAAAAATACATCCTAGATACCAGCATATG GATACATTTCTTGGAGAAATCCTTGGAGCAGTAGTTTTGGCTGGTGATTATTCTGTACTAAAATCTACATTTGCTGTCAAGAACATAAAAGTCACTGCTGCAGGAGTTGAATCTGAAGATGGACAGATAACAATCGACGAAAAGCAAGGAAAATCAGTGAAAGTATTGCAGAATCTGGATCATTTAGattattacaatatttttgcAAATCGACTAAGTGATGAAAAGCAGTCTGCTGTAGTTGGAAGCTTTATGGAGCAGAGTAGAATTTGGAGCACACCATCTAATTAG
- the LOC104101329 gene encoding nucleoside hydrolase 3-like isoform X3, whose translation MKEKQNMFFLGFLRKIVFMTMIILIFVATFYNGVEGEGLDRRPHRILVDTDMDTDDFLALFYLLKLNRSEMDLKAVTISTNGWTDAGHAVNQVYDMLYMMGRDDIAVGVGGEGGVLPNGTILPNVGGYLPIIDQGNGTAGYCRYRQAIPMGLGGRLDIDSNYGFRKSFLPQGKRQYSPLQQPTAQQVMIKTISSGPTVVFLVGSHTNFALFLLSNPHLKKNVEHIYIMGGGVRSQNPTGCCPKNSNSSCQPRQCGDRGNLFTDYTSNPYAEFNLYMDPFAAYQVIHSGIPVTLVPLDATNTIPITEQFFKTFEKNQHTYEAQYCFKSLKMARDTWFDDEFYKSFFMWDSFMSGIAASIMRKRHNHRGENEFAEMEFINITVVTSNKPYGISDGSNPFFDGSRTPKFTLERNGVHSGHVQTRLRDPFCIVKNGRGRCQDSYTKEVVGPGGVPVLVAVKAKPNQNANSVLDREFYVSFLDVLNQRENTGRFNFSTQFPYYKEVLYKPDFRGKHLGKNVVFDMDMSAGDFLALFYLLKLPVEEINLKNILNRLDEDIVP comes from the exons ATGAAGGAGAAACAGAACATGTTTTTTCTGGGATTTTTACGTAAAATTGTTTTCATGACAATGATAATTTTGATATTTGTGGCAACTTTCTATAATGGGGTAGAGGGTGAGGGTCTTGATCGTCGCCCTCATCGAATTCTAGTGGATACAGATATGGATACTGATGATTTCTTGGCTCTTTTCTACCTTTTGAAGCTTAACCGGTCCGAAATGGACTTGAAG GCAGTGACTATTAGCACGAATGGATGGACTGATGCAGGGCATGCTGTAAATCAAGTGTATGACATGCTTTACATGATGGGGCGTGACGACATTGCTGTTGGTGTGGGAGGAGAAGGAGGAGTACTTCCCAATGGTACCATTCTGCCAAATGTTGGTGGATATCTCCCTATAATTGATCAG GGAAATGGAACGGCTGGATATTGTAGATATAGACAAGCTATACCTATGGGTCTAGGAGGACGTTTGGACATCGACTCAAACTATGGGTTCCGAAAGAGCTTCCTTCCACAG GGCAAGAGACAGTATTCACCTCTTCAACAGCCAACAGCTCAGCAAGTAATGATCAAAACAATTTCATCTGGTCCAACCGTAGTTTTTCTCGTTGGATCACATACAAATTTTGCACTATTTCTGCTAAGTAATCCACATTTGAAGAAAAATGTTGAGCACATTTACATAATGGGAGGTGGTGTAAGATCACAAAATCCAACAGGTTGCTGTCCTAAGAATTCCAACTCTTCTTGCCAACCTCGACAGTGTGGTGACCGTGGCAATTTATTCACAGATTACACAAGCAACCCTTATGCAGAGTTCAATTTGTATATGGATCCTTTTGCTGCTTATCAG GTGATTCATTCTGGTATTCCAGTTACTCTTGTCCCATTGGATGCCACAAACACCATTCCGATAACTGAACAGTTTTTCAAGACTTTTGAGAAGAATCAGCACACCTATGAGGCACAGTACTGTTTCAAGTCCCTGAAAATGGCTCGTGATACTTGGTTTGATGACGAATTCTACAAG AGTTTCTTTATGTGGGACTCATTTATGTCGGGTATAGCTGCTTCAATCATGAGGAAACGGCACAACCACCGAGGAGAAAATGAATTTGCAGAAATGGAGTTTATCAATATTACTGTGGTTACTTCAAATAAACCATATGGTATATCTGATGGATCAAATCCCTTTTTTGATGGCAGTAGAACTCCCAAGTTCACCTTAGAAAGAAATGGAGTTCACAGTGGTCATGTTCAGACTAGACTTCGTGATCCATTTTGCATAGTCAAGAATGGGAGGGGCAGATGCCAG GACAGTTATACAAAAGAAGTTGTTGGACCTGGAGGAGTGCCTGTTCTTGTTGCTGTTAAAGCGAAGCCTAATCAAAATGCTAACAGTGTACTAGACAGAGAATTTTATGTTAGCTTTCTGGAT GTCTTAAACCAAAGAGAAAACACTGGAAGATTTAACTTTTCTACGCAATTCCCTTATTACAAAGAAGTACTTTACAAACCAGATTTTAGAGGCAAGCATCTTGGGAAGAATGTTGTGTTTGATATGGATATGAGTGCTGGAGATTTTCTAGCTCTCTTTTATCTCCTTAAGTTACCAGTAGAAGAAATCAATCTCAAG AATATCCTCAACAGACTGGATGAAGATATAGTTCCATGA